The nucleotide window CGGCGACCTCACCCGCCCGCTGGAGCCGAAGAAGTACGAGTACCTCGCCGTCGTGCCCAAGGTGTCGGACCCGGCCTGGTTCCTCGCCCACTTCACCGACCTGCTGCCGGTGCTGCCGACCCACGTGAAGGCCCACCCGCCCGGCCTCGTCCTTCTCCTCACCGGGCTCGACCGCCTCGGCCTCGGCGGCAGCGGGTGGGCGGCCGCGCTCGTGCTGGCCGGGGGCGGGCTGGCCGTCGCCGCCGCGCTGGTGGCGGCCAGGGAGGTGGCCGGCGAGGGGGCGGCCAGGGCGGCGGCGCCGTTCCTCGCGGTCGCGCCCGCCGCCGTGTGGGTGGCGACCTCGGCCGACGCCCTCTTCGCCGGCGTGACCGCCGCCGGCGTCGCCCTGGTCGTCGTCGCCACCGGCCGGTCCGGGCGGGCCGGGGACGGGCTCGCCGCCGCCGGCGGCGCCGTCCTCGCCGGCGCCCTCCTGCTCACGTACGGCGCGGCGCCGCTCCTGCTCGTCCCCGTGGTCGTGGCGGCCGCCCGCCGCCGGGCCCGCCCCCTCGCCGTCGCCGCCGGCGCCGGCGGGGCCGTCCTCCTCGCCGTGGCCGCCGCCGGGTTCTGGTGGCTCGACGGCCTGGCCGCCACCCGCGACCTGTACGCCGCCGGCGTGGCCGCCCGCCGCCCGGCCGCCTACTTCGCGCTCGCCGGCAACCCGGCCGCCGTGGCCCTCGCGGCCGGACCGGCCGCCGCCGCCGGCCTGGCCGCCCTGCGCGACCGCCGGCTCTGGCTGCTCGCCGGGGCGGCGGCCGCCGCCGTGCTGGCCGCCGACCTGTCCGGCCTGTCGGTGGGCGAGGTGGAGCGGATCTGGCTGCCGTTCGTGCCCTGGCTGGTCCTCGGCACGGCCGCCCTCGCGGGGCGGGCCCGCCCATGGCTGGCCGCCCAGGTCGCCGCCGGCCTCGTCCTCCAGGCCTGGCTGGTGACGCCGTGGTGAGCCGGGTGCTGGTGACCGGCGGCGCCGGCTTCGTCGGCTCCCACGTCGTCGAGGGGCTGCTGGCCGCCGGCCGGGACGTGGTCGTGCTCGACGCCGCCCCCCGCCCGGCCCACCTTCCCGGCGGGGCGGCGTACGTGCGGGGCGACGTCCGCGACCCGGCGGCCTGGGAGGCGGCGACGGCCGGCGGGGTCGACGCCGTGTGCCACCAGGCGGCCAGGGTCGGCCTCGGCGTCGACTTCGGCGACGTCAGGGACTACGTGGCCGACAACGACGCCGGCACCGCCGCCGGCCTCTGGGCCCTGCACCACGCCGGGTTCCGGGGCCGGATCGTCCTCGCCGGCAGCATGGTCGTCTACGGCGAGGGCCGCTACCGCTGCCCGGCCCACGGCGACGTCCGCCCCGGCCCCCGCGCCCCGGCCGACCTCGACGCCGGCCGGTGGGAGCCCCGCTGCCCGGCCTGCGGGGCCGACGTGGCGTGGGCGACGGTGACCGAGGACGCCCCGCTCGACCCGAGGAGCGTGTACGCCGCGACGAAGGTCGCCCAGGAGCACCTCTGCACGCTCTACGGGCGGGAGCACGGGTCGCCGGTGACCGTCCTGCGCTACCACAACGTGTACGGGCCCCGGATGCCGAGGGACACGCCCTACGCCGGGGTGGCCGCCATCTTCCGGTCGGCCCTCGCCGCCGGCCGCGCCCCCCTGGTGTTCGAGGACGGCGGCCAGGTGCGGGACTTCGTCCACGTCCGCGACGTGGCCGCCGCCAACGTGCTCGCGCTCACCGCCCCCGACCCGGTCGCCGGCCCGCTCAACGTGGCCAGCGGCGAGCCGAGGACGGTCGGCGACCTCGCCGCCGCGCTGGCCGACGCCTTCGGACCGGGCGCGCCCCGCCCCGAGGTGGTGGGCGGCTACCGCCTGGGCGACGTCCGCCACGTGGTCGCCTCCCCCGAGCGGGCCGCCGAGCGCCTCGGCTTCCGGGCCGCCGTCCCGTTCGCGGCCGGGATGGCGGAGTTCGCTACGACGGCCAGGGGTGGGTGAAGCAGCGCTCGTCGAGCCGCCCCGGCGCCCACCACGCCCACACCCCCTGGAGGGTCGTCCCGACCCGCTCGGTCCAGTCGATGGCCTCGGGGTCGGCCGTGCGCCGGACGACCTGGCGGATGCCGCCCTCGTGCACCGCGTAGCCGGCCCAGGTGCCCGGGTAGTCCTTGGTCGACCCCACCTCGGTGACGACGACCGGGCCGTGCCGGCGGCGGCGGTGGCGGTGGGTGTGCCCGCACGTCACGAGCGTGGCCGGGTTGGCGGCGGCGACGGCGTCGAGGAACGCGCGGCCCTCGGGGCCGGGCACGCCCGGCGGCCAGAACGTCGGGACGGCCCAGCGCTGGAGGTAGTGGTGCATGGCGACGAGGGCGGGCCGGCCGTCGCGCCTGGCGTCGCGGAGCGCCTCGGCCACCGCCGCCCGCCGGTGGGCGACCCGGCCGTGGCCGTGCCCGGGGAGCGGCGTGTCGACGAGCACGACCCGCAGGCCGGGCACGTCCAGCACCCGGACGTCCTCGACCAGCGGCAGGCCCCAGCGCCCGGCCCCGTCCTTCGCCCGGATGCGGGCCCGGCGCCCGACGTCGTGGTTCCCGGCCATCACCTCCACGGGGACGGGGGCCGAGGCCAGCACCGGCCCGACGGCGTCCCAGTTGGCGGGCGTGCCCTCCTGGACGACGTCGCCCTTCACGACCACGAGGTCGGCGCCCCAGGCGACGGCCTCGTCGAGCGCCGCCCTGGCGCAGCGCAGCGCCGACGGCTCCGACCCCCGGTCGTCCACGACCCTCGGCAGGTGCCCGACCCGCCGGGAGCCGACGTGCAGGTCGCTCAACGTCGCCAGCCGGAACAGCAGGTCGCCGGGCGGCGGGGCCAGGGTGGTGAACGGCAGGGACCACGAGTCGCGCTCGCCGGCCACGTGCACGACCCCCGGCCGGCCGGGGGCCAGCCCGTCGACCACGACGGCGCCGGGTGGCCCGCCGGGGCCCACGTCGACGGCGACCGGCGGGGCGCCGGCCACCGAGAACCGCCACCGGCCGGGCCGCAGCCCGCGCCAGGTGACCTGGACGGCGGTGTCCTCGACGGCGAAGACGGACGGCCCGGTGGGCCGGGCCGTCAAGGGAGCGCGTCGGCCAGCGTGGCGCCCTCGCGCTGGCGGAGGGCCACGTTGACCTTCACGCGGTCGAGGACCTGCTCGATGGTCTTCTGGCCGACGAGGTTGTGGTGCTCGGCGAAGAAGGCGAGCACGTCGTTGGCCACCGTCGGGTCGGTGATCCCCCGGAGCCCCTCGAGCAGCCGCACCATGCTGCTCGGCGGCACCTTGACGACGAGCGGCTCCCAGTTGCGGCGGACGAACTCCCAGGCGACCGCGGCGTGGTGCCGGTTGAGCAGCGCCCGCCGGAACACGAACGGCGTGTTCTGGCTGCGGACCCGGTTGCCGAGGGCGAGGTCCAGGGTGCGCTCGAACTCCTCCCGCCGCCCGAAGTCGGCCAGCGCGTACAGGTAGCGCTGCTCCTCCTGCGGGTTCGGGGCGTCGAGGAAGCGGCCGAGGACGATCTCGTACTCCTCCGGCCCGCCCGTCTCGCACAGCACGGCGAGGGCGGCGGCGGCCAGGCTCGGGTCGACCGAGCCGGGCGACGCCAGGTGGGACCGGTGCAGCTCCCTCGCCCGCTCCTGGCAGGAGGCGTCGTCGCCGAGCACGCCGAGGGCGTTGAACAGCACGCCCCGCAGCTCCCTCGTCCGCTCGGGCTCGCCCTCCACCCCCCGCTCGCCCAGCCGCTTCAGCGCGGGGGCGACGAGCGCCCGGACGTAGGCGGCGAGCGCCGGCCGGGACCGCTCGTCGGCCAGCCGGTCGATGGCCCGCAGGGCGCCGGTGATCCGCTGCCACACCGACAGGTCGGTCTCGTCCGCGAAGCCCCGCACCAGCTCGAGGAACTCGGCGACGGTGGCGTCGCCGGCCAGCACCGCGGCCCAGGCGTCGTCCACCAGCCCGTACCGCTCGAGCGGCTGGAGGTCGGCCCGGCCCGACGACACGAGCCGGTGCAGCAGCTCCCGGGAGTAGCGGACCCGGTAGAAGCCGCTGCCGCCGGCGTTGACCAGCACCCAGTCCAGCTCGCCGGGCAGGTCCAGCTCGAGGAGGTCGCCCTCGAGCAGGGCGCGGCGCTCGTCGACCACGCCGCCGGCCGACCAGCGCAGGATCACCGGCACCGACCAGCGCGGCGCGGTGGCCGCCGGGTCGGCCTCGACCTCGGCCGCGGCCGACAGCCGGAACCGCTCCTGGCGCAGCCGCAGCACCCGGCCGCCGGCCGGGGCGTCGACCCGCACGACGGGGTAGCCGCCCTGGAAGATCCAGGAGTCCATGATCCGCCGGGTCGGCTGGCTGGTCGCCTCCTCGATGGCGTCCCACAGGTCGGTGGTCTCGGTGTTGCCGAACTGGTGGGTGCGGAGGTAGTGGCGGATGCCCTCACGGAACGGGTCCTCGCCCAGGT belongs to Acidimicrobiales bacterium and includes:
- a CDS encoding M1 family metallopeptidase; protein product: MAHLPSDAATTEADYRLPRTVVPRRYEITLEPNLDELTFQGFESVAVDVAEPVAEVVVNAAELEIDEAWLEGEGGVRLDATVTLDKDAERAHLALAERAAPGQWTLHARFRGVLNDRLRGFYRSTFTDETGAERVIAATQFEATDARRAFPCWDEPDLKAVFAVTLVVADDLLAVSNTAVVSEEPTGDGRRTVRFADSMLMSTYLVAVVVGPLEATEAVDADGVPLRVVHLPGKGHLARFALDVGAAALRFYAAYYGIPYPGDKCDFVALPDFEMGAMENIGCITYREVLLLVDPAASTQLELQNVADVINHELAHMWFGDLVTMKWWNGIWLNEAFATFMEMKATEVYAPEWDRWVHFGLERSEAFDIDATDNTRPIEYPVHSPDEAQGMFDVLTYQKGAAVLRMLEQYLGEDPFREGIRHYLRTHQFGNTETTDLWDAIEEATSQPTRRIMDSWIFQGGYPVVRVDAPAGGRVLRLRQERFRLSAAAEVEADPAATAPRWSVPVILRWSAGGVVDERRALLEGDLLELDLPGELDWVLVNAGGSGFYRVRYSRELLHRLVSSGRADLQPLERYGLVDDAWAAVLAGDATVAEFLELVRGFADETDLSVWQRITGALRAIDRLADERSRPALAAYVRALVAPALKRLGERGVEGEPERTRELRGVLFNALGVLGDDASCQERARELHRSHLASPGSVDPSLAAAALAVLCETGGPEEYEIVLGRFLDAPNPQEEQRYLYALADFGRREEFERTLDLALGNRVRSQNTPFVFRRALLNRHHAAVAWEFVRRNWEPLVVKVPPSSMVRLLEGLRGITDPTVANDVLAFFAEHHNLVGQKTIEQVLDRVKVNVALRQREGATLADALP
- a CDS encoding metallophosphoesterase; translated protein: MTARPTGPSVFAVEDTAVQVTWRGLRPGRWRFSVAGAPPVAVDVGPGGPPGAVVVDGLAPGRPGVVHVAGERDSWSLPFTTLAPPPGDLLFRLATLSDLHVGSRRVGHLPRVVDDRGSEPSALRCARAALDEAVAWGADLVVVKGDVVQEGTPANWDAVGPVLASAPVPVEVMAGNHDVGRRARIRAKDGAGRWGLPLVEDVRVLDVPGLRVVLVDTPLPGHGHGRVAHRRAAVAEALRDARRDGRPALVAMHHYLQRWAVPTFWPPGVPGPEGRAFLDAVAAANPATLVTCGHTHRHRRRRHGPVVVTEVGSTKDYPGTWAGYAVHEGGIRQVVRRTADPEAIDWTERVGTTLQGVWAWWAPGRLDERCFTHPWPS
- a CDS encoding NAD-dependent epimerase/dehydratase family protein: MSRVLVTGGAGFVGSHVVEGLLAAGRDVVVLDAAPRPAHLPGGAAYVRGDVRDPAAWEAATAGGVDAVCHQAARVGLGVDFGDVRDYVADNDAGTAAGLWALHHAGFRGRIVLAGSMVVYGEGRYRCPAHGDVRPGPRAPADLDAGRWEPRCPACGADVAWATVTEDAPLDPRSVYAATKVAQEHLCTLYGREHGSPVTVLRYHNVYGPRMPRDTPYAGVAAIFRSALAAGRAPLVFEDGGQVRDFVHVRDVAAANVLALTAPDPVAGPLNVASGEPRTVGDLAAALADAFGPGAPRPEVVGGYRLGDVRHVVASPERAAERLGFRAAVPFAAGMAEFATTARGG